The following are from one region of the Paenibacillus sabinae T27 genome:
- a CDS encoding amino acid ABC transporter ATP-binding protein encodes MIAVKNLQKAFGKLEILKGIDLAIEKGEVVVVIGPSGSGKSTFLRCLNLLEQPTGGEISFEGQSITDRKHNINVTREKMGMVFQQFNLFPHKTVLQNITLAPVKVKKQSSAEAEKVATDLLRTVGLEDKKDAYPSQLSGGQKQRIAIARALAMQPHVMLFDEPTSALDPEMVGEVLEVMKKLAEQGMTMVIVTHEMGFAREVGDRILFMDGGVIVEQGTPAEVFGSPKHARTRDFLSKVL; translated from the coding sequence GTGATCGCCGTTAAGAACTTGCAAAAAGCATTTGGAAAGCTGGAAATTCTGAAAGGCATCGATCTTGCGATTGAAAAAGGCGAAGTGGTCGTTGTGATCGGCCCCAGCGGTTCGGGAAAAAGCACCTTTTTGCGCTGCCTGAATCTGCTGGAGCAGCCGACAGGCGGCGAAATCTCCTTCGAGGGACAATCCATCACGGACCGAAAGCATAATATTAACGTAACGCGTGAAAAAATGGGCATGGTCTTCCAGCAGTTCAACCTGTTCCCGCACAAGACCGTGCTGCAGAACATTACGCTGGCTCCGGTTAAAGTCAAGAAGCAGTCTTCGGCCGAAGCGGAGAAAGTCGCGACTGATCTGCTGCGCACCGTTGGACTTGAAGACAAGAAGGATGCCTATCCGTCGCAGTTATCGGGCGGACAAAAGCAGCGGATCGCCATCGCCCGCGCATTGGCCATGCAGCCGCACGTCATGCTGTTCGACGAGCCGACCTCGGCGCTGGACCCCGAAATGGTCGGCGAAGTGCTTGAGGTGATGAAGAAGCTGGCCGAGCAGGGCATGACCATGGTCATCGTCACTCATGAGATGGGCTTTGCCCGCGAGGTGGGGGACCGGATTCTGTTCATGGACGGCGGGGTAATCGTGGAGCAGGGAACGCCTGCGGAAGTATTCGGCAGTCCAAAGCATGCCAGAACCCGTGATTTTCTGAGCAAGGTGTTGTAA
- a CDS encoding amino acid ABC transporter permease, which translates to MNLLNMAYEYRSFFLTGLQYTLLLAIIGVICGFVLGIVVALLRMSSFRVLRWIAAAWVEFLRGTPMLVQLFIIHYGLTSIGLEFTALQSGAITLTINSSAYLAEIFRAGIQGVDRGQMEASRSLGMTHAMTMRYIILPQALKNVLPAIGNEFITIIKESSIVGMIGATDLFFQARTITTITYDGLTPLLVIALMYFILTFTLSKVLGRLERRWNTSDRR; encoded by the coding sequence ATGAATTTGCTTAATATGGCGTATGAATACCGCAGCTTTTTTCTGACAGGACTGCAATACACGCTTCTTCTCGCGATAATCGGCGTCATCTGCGGCTTCGTGCTCGGGATCGTCGTTGCCCTGCTGCGGATGTCAAGCTTTAGAGTGCTTCGCTGGATCGCCGCCGCCTGGGTGGAATTTCTGCGCGGAACGCCAATGCTTGTGCAATTGTTTATCATTCACTACGGTCTGACTTCAATCGGTCTTGAGTTTACCGCGTTACAGTCGGGGGCAATTACTCTTACGATCAACAGCTCAGCCTATCTTGCCGAAATATTCCGGGCAGGTATTCAGGGCGTGGACCGGGGCCAGATGGAAGCATCGCGTTCGCTCGGGATGACGCATGCGATGACGATGCGCTATATTATTCTTCCGCAGGCGCTGAAGAACGTACTTCCGGCGATAGGCAACGAGTTCATCACCATAATCAAAGAATCGTCCATTGTCGGCATGATTGGAGCGACGGATCTGTTCTTCCAGGCCAGAACCATTACCACGATTACCTATGACGGGCTGACTCCTCTGCTGGTTATCGCTCTGATGTATTTTATACTTACATTTACATTATCCAAAGTGCTTGGCAGACTGGAAAGGAGATGGAATACCAGTGATCGCCGTTAA
- a CDS encoding transporter substrate-binding domain-containing protein, with the protein MNKWIKMSMGMLLAASLLSGCGQDKANTGTDANGGNTGTAAKKTLTLGTSADFPPYEFHKVIDGKDTIVGFDIDIAKDIAADMGAELVIKDLPFDSLLNELSSGRVDMVISGLSPTPERAKAVDLSDVYYKAEQAVVVREADKDKFNTMDTLKGAKIGIQTGSIQEDIAKGIEGAKLTSLAKISDIVLQLQSNRVDASIMEGPVAKSFVKNVKGLVITDAKPEVEDDGYVIGVKKGNSELLTQINKTLGELNSAGKIEEYVTKASELAESK; encoded by the coding sequence ATGAACAAATGGATCAAAATGTCTATGGGGATGCTGCTCGCGGCAAGCCTTCTTTCGGGCTGCGGCCAGGACAAGGCCAACACGGGTACTGATGCTAACGGAGGCAATACAGGTACGGCGGCGAAGAAAACGTTGACGCTGGGGACAAGCGCGGACTTTCCGCCGTATGAATTCCACAAGGTGATCGACGGCAAGGATACCATCGTCGGTTTTGACATCGACATTGCCAAAGACATCGCTGCAGATATGGGCGCCGAGCTGGTGATCAAGGATCTGCCGTTCGATTCGCTGCTCAACGAGCTGTCCAGCGGAAGAGTGGATATGGTCATTTCAGGACTCAGTCCGACACCGGAAAGAGCGAAGGCGGTGGATCTGTCCGATGTCTATTATAAAGCCGAACAGGCCGTTGTTGTCCGCGAAGCCGACAAGGATAAATTTAATACGATGGATACCTTGAAAGGTGCGAAGATCGGTATCCAGACCGGTTCCATTCAGGAAGACATCGCGAAAGGAATCGAGGGGGCGAAACTGACGTCGCTTGCCAAAATTTCCGATATCGTGCTTCAGCTTCAGTCCAACCGGGTCGACGCTTCCATTATGGAAGGTCCGGTAGCCAAGTCCTTTGTCAAGAACGTGAAGGGGCTGGTCATCACCGATGCCAAACCGGAAGTGGAAGACGACGGATACGTTATCGGGGTCAAGAAGGGCAACTCGGAGCTGCTGACTCAGATCAACAAGACGCTTGGCGAACTGAATTCCGCCGGAAAGATCGAAGAGTATGTAACCAAAGCATCCGAACTGGCGGAGAGCAAGTAA
- a CDS encoding alpha-glycosidase, with protein sequence MLLEALYHVPRDKWAYAYDKETVHLRLRTKRDDAEAICVMTGDKYAWDRTFEEVPMKKAASDELFDYWEACAQPKFKRLSYLFRIESSGETVYLSEKGTMNEMPQPPGGNFEFQYIHEIDLFKVPEWAKDAVFYQIMPERFANGDPALSPETAEPWGGTPQRENFFGGDIQGVMDHIDYLADLGVNAIYFTPLFVSPSNHKYDIIDYKKVDPHFGDNAKLKALVDLCHEKGIRVMLDAVFNHCSKEFPPFQDVLKNGKQSKYADWFHINSYPVQVVDGIPSYDTFGFYENMPKFNTANPEVKSYLLDVAEYWIKEIKLDGWRLDVADEIDHHFWHDFRIVVKRANPEAFIVGEVWSDSLPWLLGDQFDSVMNYPFSGTVLDFFNGEMDSYTFSNKIGSLLMRYPQQTNEVIFNLLCSHDTPRLLNRMGEDKRKLKLTVAFLFTFMGTPCIFYGDEIGLTGEGDPDCRKCMEWDPAKQDQELLDFYKKMISLRKENPALRRGQFRIIDACKDDPCIIYERVDAEIHFTIWMNNSPEARSLSHSMETEDWKDTFTGEPVKPDNGKMHVTLEPYGFRILSRRLKQETSVSSGKDSGDAVKEESATVHQ encoded by the coding sequence ATGCTGTTAGAAGCTTTGTATCATGTACCCCGTGACAAATGGGCATATGCCTATGATAAGGAAACCGTGCATCTGCGCCTGCGGACGAAACGGGATGATGCGGAAGCGATCTGTGTCATGACCGGCGATAAATACGCCTGGGACCGTACGTTTGAAGAAGTCCCCATGAAAAAGGCTGCTTCTGACGAATTATTCGATTATTGGGAAGCCTGCGCGCAGCCGAAATTTAAGCGGTTGTCCTATCTGTTTCGGATCGAATCCAGCGGTGAGACGGTTTATCTGTCGGAAAAAGGCACGATGAATGAAATGCCCCAGCCTCCGGGAGGAAATTTCGAGTTCCAGTATATTCATGAAATCGACCTGTTCAAAGTTCCAGAATGGGCCAAGGATGCGGTGTTCTATCAGATTATGCCGGAGCGCTTCGCCAACGGGGACCCCGCCTTAAGTCCCGAAACAGCGGAGCCTTGGGGAGGCACGCCACAGCGGGAGAACTTCTTCGGAGGCGATATTCAGGGCGTTATGGACCATATCGACTACCTGGCCGATCTTGGCGTCAACGCCATCTATTTCACGCCGCTGTTCGTTTCGCCGTCCAACCATAAATACGACATTATTGATTATAAAAAGGTCGATCCCCATTTCGGGGACAACGCGAAGCTGAAGGCTCTGGTCGACCTCTGCCATGAGAAAGGCATCCGTGTGATGCTTGATGCGGTATTTAACCACTGCAGCAAGGAATTTCCTCCTTTTCAGGATGTCCTGAAGAACGGAAAACAATCCAAATATGCCGATTGGTTCCATATTAATTCTTATCCGGTGCAGGTTGTGGACGGCATTCCAAGCTATGACACCTTCGGTTTTTATGAAAATATGCCCAAATTCAATACCGCCAATCCGGAGGTCAAATCGTATCTACTGGATGTGGCGGAATACTGGATTAAGGAAATCAAGCTGGACGGCTGGCGGCTGGACGTGGCGGACGAGATCGATCACCATTTCTGGCATGATTTCCGGATCGTTGTCAAAAGAGCAAATCCGGAAGCCTTTATTGTCGGCGAGGTATGGAGCGACTCGCTGCCGTGGCTGCTTGGCGACCAGTTCGATTCGGTTATGAATTATCCGTTCTCCGGCACCGTTCTGGATTTTTTCAACGGGGAAATGGACAGCTATACCTTCAGCAATAAAATCGGCTCTCTGCTTATGCGCTACCCCCAGCAGACCAATGAGGTCATCTTCAACCTTCTGTGCAGCCATGATACGCCGCGCCTGCTTAACCGTATGGGAGAAGACAAGCGAAAGCTGAAGCTCACCGTTGCCTTTTTATTCACGTTCATGGGAACGCCATGCATCTTCTATGGGGACGAAATCGGACTGACCGGCGAGGGCGACCCCGATTGCCGAAAATGTATGGAATGGGACCCTGCCAAGCAGGACCAAGAGCTTCTTGATTTCTACAAAAAAATGATTTCGCTGCGGAAGGAGAACCCGGCACTGCGCAGAGGCCAATTTCGCATTATCGACGCTTGCAAGGATGATCCGTGCATCATTTATGAGCGGGTCGATGCGGAAATCCATTTTACGATCTGGATGAACAACTCGCCCGAAGCCCGCAGCTTAAGCCATTCAATGGAAACCGAAGATTGGAAGGATACGTTCACCGGCGAACCGGTGAAGCCAGATAACGGAAAGATGCATGTCACGCTTGAGCCTTATGGATTCCGCATTTTATCCCGCCGCTTGAAACAGGAGACGTCTGTTTCTTCCGGGAAGGATTCCGGCGATGCGGTGAAAGAAGAGTCGGCGACCGTTCATCAATAA
- the glgA gene encoding glycogen synthase GlgA, which yields MKVMFAAAESHPFIKTGGLADVIGALPKALRDAGVDVRVILPKYRGISEKYRAKMEPVKVIEVPVGWRNQYCGIELLNYDGVPVYFIDNEYYFGRDGVYGYLDDAERFSFYNRAVLEVLPAIDFQPDVLHCHDWHAAVIPMLLDGHYRSNPFYSNIRTVFTIHNLLYQGVFPYEVLSDLLGLDGSYFLGVEYYGNVNFMKGGIVYSDHVTTVSPTYAEEIRTPHFGYGLDGLLNARADHLSGIVNGIDTKAYNPATDPKIFTKYRNNLLKKTENKISLQQELGLPVAPHIPLVGMVTRLVDSKGLDLVTRVLDEILYYDNVQFVVLGTGDEVYERWFREAAWRYPTKLSSQIKFSDELSRKIYAASDLFLMPSKFEPCGISQLLALRYGSVPVVRETGGLNDTVQSYNEETGEGNGFTFTNYNAHDMMNTLRRGISLYNKPEHWKRVTRNAFKGDYSWDISAQQYIDIYDKITAQAEPAQ from the coding sequence ATGAAAGTGATGTTTGCCGCTGCGGAAAGTCACCCGTTCATCAAGACGGGAGGCTTGGCCGACGTAATCGGAGCGCTGCCGAAGGCGCTGCGGGATGCCGGAGTCGATGTAAGAGTCATTCTTCCCAAGTACCGGGGAATTTCTGAGAAATACCGCGCGAAGATGGAGCCCGTCAAGGTGATCGAAGTTCCCGTTGGCTGGCGGAATCAATATTGTGGGATCGAACTGCTGAACTATGACGGCGTACCGGTTTATTTTATCGACAATGAGTATTATTTCGGCCGCGACGGGGTCTACGGATATCTCGATGATGCGGAACGGTTCTCTTTTTACAACCGTGCCGTTCTTGAGGTGCTGCCGGCCATTGACTTCCAGCCGGACGTGCTGCACTGCCATGATTGGCATGCCGCCGTCATTCCTATGCTGCTTGATGGGCATTACCGCAGCAATCCTTTTTACAGCAATATCCGTACTGTATTCACCATACATAATCTGCTGTACCAGGGCGTCTTTCCGTATGAGGTGCTCAGCGATCTGCTTGGCCTGGACGGCAGTTATTTCCTCGGGGTGGAATACTACGGCAACGTGAATTTCATGAAGGGCGGCATCGTTTATAGCGACCATGTCACGACCGTCAGTCCGACCTACGCCGAAGAGATCCGGACGCCGCACTTTGGCTACGGCCTGGACGGCCTGCTGAATGCCCGAGCCGATCATTTGAGCGGTATAGTCAACGGTATTGACACCAAGGCCTACAATCCGGCGACAGATCCGAAAATTTTCACAAAATACCGCAACAACCTTCTCAAGAAGACGGAGAACAAAATCAGCCTGCAGCAGGAACTGGGTCTCCCCGTGGCTCCTCATATTCCCCTCGTAGGGATGGTCACCCGCCTTGTCGATTCAAAGGGACTTGACCTGGTGACCCGGGTGCTGGACGAAATTTTGTATTATGACAATGTCCAGTTCGTCGTGCTGGGGACGGGGGACGAGGTGTACGAGCGCTGGTTCCGCGAAGCGGCGTGGCGCTATCCGACCAAGCTGTCCTCGCAGATCAAGTTCAGCGATGAGCTCTCCCGCAAAATTTACGCCGCAAGCGACTTGTTCCTGATGCCGTCCAAGTTCGAACCTTGCGGAATCAGTCAATTGCTGGCTCTTCGGTATGGCAGCGTTCCAGTTGTCAGGGAAACGGGCGGCCTGAACGATACCGTGCAGTCGTACAACGAGGAGACAGGCGAAGGCAACGGCTTTACCTTCACGAATTATAACGCCCATGATATGATGAACACCCTTCGCCGCGGAATTTCCTTGTACAACAAGCCTGAGCATTGGAAGCGCGTGACCCGCAACGCGTTCAAGGGCGATTATAGTTGGGATATTTCGGCGCAGCAGTACATCGATATTTACGATAAAATCACGGCGCAAGCCGAGCCGGCACAATAA
- the glgB gene encoding 1,4-alpha-glucan branching protein GlgB: protein MPSPEDIYLFHEGTHYRSYRMLGAHTAVEEGVPGVRFTVWAPQARYVGLACDHNSWDGSGEEDSLYKIPDSAFWTRFFPGISPGTFYKYRIVGPDGSSFLKADPYGYQAEVRPATASVVTEIDGYQWGDAAWRRKNKAPYNKPLNIYEMHLATWRQKENIHNKEGGELYSYTEIADLLIPYLVELGYTHVEFMPLAEHPYDLSWGYQGTGYYAATSRFGHPQELMYLIDRLHQANIGVILDWVPAHFAKDDPGLRLFDGTPCFEYGDPLLAEKPGWGTLSFDFGKPEVVSFLISNALFWYDVYHIDGMRVDAVTSMLRLDFEKQEHQYRRNVNGGFENLEAIAFLQTLNTVVFQYYPHALMMAEESSAWPGVTAPVHDGGLGFNYKWNMGWMNDTLAYIEKDFSARPYHHNLLTFPIAYAYSENFTLPLSHDEVVHGKRSLLNKMPGSYEQKFAGLRLLLGYQITSPGKKLLFMGGEFGQFIEWKDQEQLDWLLLDYESHRKMLAYTAALNKFYLEEKALWEQDHSFEGYQWISADDNEQSVISYIRKGKKAGDLLIVVINFQPVERPHYRIGVPKGGTYEEAFNSERTEFGGSGASTGTVKTQKLEMHGQLNSLELTLAPLSMVVLKKSGRKRKGDEDESITVEPVTELPKGKTKTARAKAKKADNTADKPSKAEAPAKAAPRKRKPKTEEIQQ, encoded by the coding sequence ATGCCGTCACCGGAGGATATTTATTTGTTTCATGAAGGTACCCATTACCGCAGCTATCGCATGCTCGGAGCGCATACCGCCGTGGAAGAAGGAGTGCCCGGAGTTCGGTTTACCGTGTGGGCCCCCCAAGCAAGATATGTAGGATTAGCCTGCGATCACAACAGCTGGGACGGAAGCGGTGAGGAAGACTCGTTATATAAGATACCCGATTCAGCATTTTGGACTCGTTTTTTTCCGGGTATTTCCCCGGGAACATTTTACAAATATAGAATTGTCGGACCGGACGGCTCCAGCTTTTTGAAAGCGGACCCTTACGGTTATCAGGCTGAAGTTCGCCCGGCTACCGCTTCGGTCGTGACCGAAATTGACGGCTACCAGTGGGGCGATGCCGCGTGGCGGCGAAAAAACAAAGCTCCTTATAACAAGCCGCTGAATATTTATGAAATGCATTTGGCTACATGGCGGCAGAAGGAGAATATTCACAACAAGGAAGGCGGAGAGCTGTATAGCTATACGGAAATCGCCGACCTGCTGATCCCTTATCTGGTCGAGTTGGGTTACACGCATGTGGAGTTCATGCCGCTGGCAGAGCATCCGTACGATCTTTCCTGGGGATACCAAGGGACAGGATATTACGCAGCAACGAGCCGGTTTGGACATCCTCAAGAGCTGATGTATCTGATTGACCGCCTGCATCAGGCGAACATCGGCGTCATTTTGGACTGGGTTCCGGCCCATTTTGCCAAGGACGACCCTGGTCTGCGGCTGTTCGACGGCACGCCCTGCTTCGAGTACGGCGATCCGCTGCTCGCGGAGAAACCGGGCTGGGGAACGCTGTCTTTCGATTTCGGCAAGCCCGAGGTCGTTTCGTTCCTTATTTCCAACGCCCTTTTCTGGTACGATGTGTATCACATCGACGGAATGAGGGTAGATGCGGTCACCAGTATGCTGCGGCTCGACTTCGAGAAGCAGGAGCACCAGTACCGGCGCAATGTGAACGGCGGTTTTGAGAACCTTGAGGCTATTGCCTTTTTGCAGACGCTGAACACCGTTGTCTTTCAATACTACCCGCATGCCCTGATGATGGCGGAGGAATCCAGCGCCTGGCCGGGTGTGACCGCTCCTGTACATGATGGAGGGCTTGGTTTCAATTACAAATGGAACATGGGCTGGATGAACGATACGCTTGCCTACATAGAGAAGGATTTCAGCGCCCGTCCCTATCATCACAACCTGCTGACGTTTCCCATTGCTTACGCTTACTCGGAAAATTTTACGCTTCCCCTTTCGCATGACGAGGTCGTGCACGGCAAGCGATCGCTGCTTAACAAGATGCCCGGCTCTTATGAGCAGAAGTTTGCGGGTCTGCGGCTGCTGCTCGGCTACCAGATAACAAGCCCCGGCAAGAAGCTGCTCTTCATGGGCGGGGAATTCGGCCAGTTCATTGAGTGGAAGGACCAGGAGCAGCTCGACTGGCTGCTGCTGGACTATGAGAGCCACCGGAAGATGCTCGCCTATACCGCCGCGCTCAACAAATTCTATTTGGAGGAAAAAGCACTCTGGGAGCAGGATCACAGCTTTGAAGGCTACCAGTGGATCTCCGCGGACGACAATGAGCAAAGCGTAATTTCATACATCCGCAAAGGAAAAAAAGCGGGGGACCTGCTTATTGTCGTCATCAATTTTCAGCCGGTGGAACGGCCTCATTACCGCATCGGCGTTCCGAAGGGGGGAACGTATGAAGAAGCGTTCAATTCGGAAAGAACGGAATTCGGAGGCTCCGGCGCCAGCACCGGTACAGTGAAGACGCAAAAACTGGAGATGCACGGCCAGCTGAACAGCCTGGAACTGACCCTTGCCCCGCTTAGTATGGTGGTGCTAAAAAAGAGTGGACGGAAGAGAAAAGGGGATGAGGACGAGAGTATTACCGTTGAACCCGTAACTGAACTGCCGAAAGGAAAGACTAAGACGGCGCGCGCCAAAGCCAAAAAGGCTGATAATACGGCGGACAAGCCCTCCAAAGCGGAAGCCCCGGCTAAAGCCGCTCCGCGAAAACGGAAACCTAAAACCGAAGAGATCCAGCAATAG